The genomic interval GGTGGGTTGTATTGCGTGGCTTGGCTACTTATTGTATAATCCCCGCCCTATGAAAGACCGGTTCGACCAGATGATGGAGAAGTTCCTCGTCCCGCTCTCCGGCCTCAGCGGACGGGTCACCGACTCCACCTATTTCCTCAGGAAAGACGGGATCTTTGCATTCGCGCAGGGATATCACCACTCCGGAGGGGCGATCTCCGGCAAAATCATCTACTACCCCGCTAGGGGAGGGTGGGTGGACATCTTCGGGCGGGAATACGAGTGCATGCACAAGAGCTACCGGAACGGGAAGATGTATTCCTACACCAACCCGGACCAGCTTAAGAAGCACTACGAGATCTTCCCCGAACTCGTCCGCACCGCGCCCGTCGCGCCGATCATCAAGAACAACCTCCTGCTCCCCCTCAGCGATTTCGCCGGTTTCTTCGACCCGAAGAAGTCCTTCAGGCTCTGCGTGGAGCTCTATCCCAAGATCAGGGACGGGGTCGCCGCGGCGAGCGACATCCTCGGCGTCCCCGTTGAGAAAATGGGCCTCACCGGCTCGCTTCAGTACGGCCGGCTCGAGGAACATGATGACGACACCGACATCATCTTCTACGGCACGGTCGAGGAGAACTACGCGCTGATGCAGAAGATACGCCGGATTGTAAAGGAGGATTCGAAGCGCCACGTGCATGAGTTCGGCAAGTTCTGGCCGCTCCGCTTCTACCACTGCGGCATCCTCGTCTGCCCCTTTTTCGTGTACGGGCGCGAGGAAGAGATCCCGCTCCTGGACTGCGCGATCCGCGTGGTAAAGAAGCAGGCGACGATCACCGGGAGAATCGCCGACATCAGGCACTCAATCTACATGCCCCTCATCTTCCCCCTCGAGAGCGTGAAGCTCAACGGGGAATCACACGACCTCTTCACCCTGATCCTGGCCGACAGCTACGTGAGGGGCGAGTTTGAGGTGGGGCAGCGCGTCCGCGCGGTCGGCGAGCTTGTGCAGGTTGAAAAGGGGGATACGGGCTACCCCGCGCTCCTCGTGGCAAATAATTGGGACGTCACTACAGTGTAAAGTGAAAAGTGGAAAGTGTAGGAGGGTGAGGTTCATAGCTTTTCATTCTAAATGGTAAGTCGCCAAATCAAGCAATCTCCCAATCGCCTTTTCTCTCGATAGCTTGATAGCTCAATAGCCCATCACTTCTTCCCCACCGGCATCAAATAGAGCGGCTCTTCTTCCTTCTTCAGCCCGAGGACCTTCTTGACCTCACCGTCATTGAACGCCCCGACCGCGACGGTCCCGAGGCCAAGAGACTCAGCCTGGAGGTACACGTTCTCACCCGCGTGGCCGACCTCAATATCCACGTACCGCTGCGCCCTCCCGCCGTACCGGGATGCCGTCCTCGCATGCACCGCCGCGACCACGAGTGTGGCGGGCGCCTCCCTCACCCACGGCTGGCCAAGCGAGGCATCGCGCAGCTTCGCCCTCACATCCCCTTCCGCGGTGCGGACGAGCGTATGCCTCGCGGGAATGTAGCGATAGATACCAGCGGCGAGACCATTCACATTCCCAGCCACCAGGTAGATCTCGAGCGGATACGTTGCCCCGGCGGATGGCGCAGTCCGGAATCCTTCCGCGCGCATCGTAATCCCCTGGGCGGCCCACAGTAACTGCGATACCTCAGCCAGCGAGAGCGCTCCCTTTGCGTAGTCCCTCACCGATCTCCTGCGGTGCAACGCCTCCTCAACTGAGAGCTTCCCCTTGAGCGCAGGGGCCGGGAGAATGATCTCACTATCGGGACTCTTCCCCACGACAAGCCCCACACACGACAGCATGATGATCGTAAACAGCATGTCCATACCCACCTCTTTTCAAGTACTCTGTCATTTCAATCTGCTGGAGTTTACCCATGCGAAAGCAGGGGCGGGAGTGACACATGGGGCAACCTGTCATTCCCGTCCCGCTAAGCGGGAGGAATCAAGCTCTGTGAGAACAGATTCACTCGAGTTCTATTGCATTGATCCCTTGAGCGCATTAGAATTATAGCATGTTCAGAAAGATTATCCTCGCCGGCATCGTGTTCTTGATCGAGGCATCCGCCTGCGCCGAGACCCCGCTCCGGCTCAACGTGATCGAACATCGCCTCCCCAACGGCCTCGCGCTCCTCATGCTTGAACATCACCGGGCGCCCATCGTCTCCTGCTCGCTCTTCTATCGAGTCGGGTCGGCCAACGAAGAGCCCGGCTGCACCGGCATCTCACACCTCCTGGAACACATGATGTTCAAGGGGACACGCGCGATCGGGACGAAGGACTACGCGCGCGAAGAGCCCCTCCTCAAGAGGATCGAGGAGCTCCACGCGCGCCTCTCGGAATCAGGGCATGTGGGCGGTCATGAAGACGCGCTGCCGGTCCCCGCGCTTAAAGAGGAGCTCGCACGGGCCGAGCGCCAGGCGGATTCCCTGATAACCAAGAATGAGCTCTGGAAGGTATTGACGCGAGAGGGCGCTGAAGGTCTTAATGCGAACACCGGCCGCGACCGGACCCAGTACCTGTGCAGCGTGCCCTCCAACAGGCTCGAGCTCTGGATGCGGCTCGAGTCCGACAGGATGAGCAACGCAATCTTCAGGGAATTCTACAGGGAGCGAGAGGTGATACTTGAGGAACGCCGCCTCACGATAGACGACAGCCCGGACGGCGCTTTCGGCGAGGAGCTCTTCGCCACCGCATTCATCGCGCACCCCTACCGATGGCCGATTATAGGCTGGGCATCGGATATTGAGCACATCACTCCCGAACTGCTCCGATCGTACTACCGCCGCTACTACGCTCCCAACAATGCGATCCTTGTCATCGTCGGCGACATCCGGCCCGAGCACGTCGTCGCGCTCGCCAACCGTTATTTCGGCCCAATTCCCTCCCAGCCGTCGCCTCCCCACATCGTCACGCGGGAACCCGCGCAGCGCGGGAAGAGGGAGGCACACCTGAAATTCGACGCGTCCCCGCGCGTCTCGCTGGCGTACCACAAGCCCGCGGTCAGCGCGGACGACGATATCGCGCTCAACGTGCTCGAGAACATCCTCTCCAGCGGGCGGACCTCGAGGCTCTACAAGAATCTTGTCCAGCGGAAAAAGGTCGCGGTCGCGGCGACAGCCTCGTGCCCCCCATCGAAGTACCCCTCATTGTTTATCTTGTATTCCATCCCGCGCCGGCCCCACACCAACGAGGACGTTGAGCGCGCGCTGCGCGCGGAGATTGAGACGCTCGGCCGTGAGCCGGTGAGCGAGTGGGAGATGCAGAAGGCGCGCAATCAGATTGAAGCCGACTTCGTGAGGGGGTGCGAGTCGGCTCAAAACCTCGCGTCGCTCATCGGGACCTACGAGGCGCTCGACCGGTGGGAATACCTCAACAATTACATCCCGAAGATCAGGGCGGTCACCGCCGAAGACGTCATGCGCGTGGTCAACACGTACCTCAAGGAGGAGAATTGCACAAAGATTGCCATCCCCTAGGGGAGGGATAAGGGATACGGTGGAATGAGCATGAGGAAGATGTAAGAGATGAGCGTACAGATAAGAAGATTGAAATCAGGCGCGGATATGCATCAATTCACCTGCGGAGCCATCGCGTTCGCGCTCCTCTGCCTTTCCAGTATAGGGCTCGACGGATGCGCCGGGCGGGGGGGACCGGCGCGCCCCTCACCGCTCACATTGCCCCCCCTCACCTTCACGCCGCCAGAGCCGGAGCGGCTCACGCTCGCATGCGGAGCGTCGCTCTACCTGCTGCCGGATCACACGCTCCCCCTCTTCAGCCTGTACGCGGTCGCCCGGGCAGGCTCAGCCTATGATTCCCCCGGGAAGGAAGGCCTGGCCGCGCTGACCGCAAGCGTCATGCGCGCGGGGGGCACCACGCACGTGAGCCCAGACGAGCTCGACCTTCAGCTCGAGTTCATGGCGGCGGAGATCAGCACGGGCACGAGCGAGGACGCAGGCTCGCTCTCCCTCTCGTGCCTGAGCAAGGATACCGAAAAGGCCCTTGGCCTCCTGTGTGACATCCTCCTCAATCCCGCTTTCAATATTGAAAAGATCGATCTGCGCAAGGGACAGGTCCGCGAGGCGATCCGCCGCCGCAACGACGAGCCCGGCGAGATTGTTTCACGCGAGTTCGACCGCCTCGTCTACGGGTCCTACCCCTACGGCCATCAGGTGATCGGGGAGCCAGGGTCAATGGACAGGATCACGCGAGAAGACATCATCGCGTTTCACAGAGATTACATTCGGCCGTCGGGGATGATTATCGGTGTCGCGGGCGACTTCGACCGGGATACGATCGTGCGGATGCTCAACGGCGCCCTCGGCTCAGCACATGCTCCCCTTCCGCCTCCTCTGCCGCCCGCGCCGGACCGCGCGGAACGCACGGTCAACTACATCGAGAAAGACACCGAACAGGCCCATCTCATGGTCGGCCATCCGGGAATCAAGCGGGATAACCCCGATTACTTTCCGCTCATGGTCATGAACGAGATCCTCGGGGCGGGCGCCTTCTCGTCGAGGATGCTCGAGCGCATTCGCGTGAACGAGGGGCTCGCCTACCACGCCGCCACGCACTTCACCACGAACGTGCAGACCGGCCTCTTCTACGCGGTATGCCAGACAAAAGAGAAGACCGCAACGGAGGCGCTCTCCCTCATCCTCGATGAGATGGCGCGCATGTGCGCCGAGCGGGTCACGGGGGAGGAGCTCCAGAGGGCCAAGGACTCATTCATCAACAGTTTTGTGTTCCACTTCACCACCGCCTCGCAGATCGTGGCCCAGCGGGTCGACATTGATTTCTTCGGCCTGCCCCCCGACTACTTGAAAACCTATATCGCCCGCGTCTCAGCCGTGACAGAGGAGGATGTGCTTCGCGTGGCACGGACATACCTCCACCCCGAAAGGGCGACCATCCTGGTGCTGGGCAAAAAGAGGGAATTTGATCCTCCGCTTGAAAAATTCGGGCCGGTCAACGCGCTGAAACTGACGGACGTGAGCTCGGGGGAGTGAGCCGTCAGTCGCGGGGGGATATTCTCAGCACCCTCAATGTTTCACCACAGAGGCCACGGAGAAACGCAGGAGCACACGGAGAAAGGCATCTCCAGTGGTTATACAATTACAACCACAGATGAACACAGATATCAAAAACAGTTACTGATTTCCGATTTCGGGTTTCTGGAAACTGCATTCTCAAAAGGGAACGGAACAGGATTCACACAGATAGTGCATAGTAACTATTAAACTCAACATCTGTGTCAATCTGTGGTTAAAAATATAACGCCTAGCGGCTCCCGACATCGGCGAACTGCGCTCCGCCGCGCACGCGAATCTCATTCCCCTCGCGGATGGCCGTGGCCCACCCCTCACGCACGGGAGCAAGCCACTCCATGGCGCCGAGCAGCTGCCGGGCGCGTGCGAGCATCTCCCGCTCGGCCTGTCTCTCCACGAACGGTGTGACGATCGAAAGAATCTGCGTGAGGGATGCCGCAGCGCGCGCTGCGGCGCTCCCCCTCACCATGAAGTGCGCCTGCGCGGGCGCCATCCAGCTCTGGGGGGAGGGAGCTTTCTCACCATCCAATTCACCGAGGATGGAATCCGCCGTCGCGATCAACAGGCGGTCGCCATACATCGCCAGGGTAGGTTTGTAGAGGCGTTCAATGGGATCTCCCGTTTCCACGAGACAATAGGGCTCTCCCTCATGCCGCTTCAGTTCAACATCGAGGGGCTTCTTTGTGCATGCCATTTGCCTGCCGTCCCGGCCGACGAGACGGATCCTCGCGCCGTGCGCGAGATTGAGAAACCGGCCGATCCTCTCTCTGGCCAGGAGGCGATCACTCACGAGGAGCGAAACCGCCGCGTGCACCATGCCGTTCTCATCCTGATAGAGGAGGAGGGAACAGTCATTACCCAGCCACGAGAGCGAGAAATGATCAGCGGGGAATACGGTCGTCCCTCCTCGACGGACAAATTCAATCGCTTCGGCGCCGCTCCTCCGGCGAAATTGTCCGAGTAGCCCCTGGGGGTCATAGCGGCTCCCCGCGTAGAGGAGGCCCCGGTGCTCCATGAGTCGGGTCAGAGGATCTGCGACGGCCTCCCGCCGGCTCGCTCCACGCAACTCCTTCACCGCCGCTTCCTCCCGGGCGAGAATAGAAACTTCTGTCCCCAGACGGTTCCCCTCCAGATAGAACGTTCCTCGCAGGCGCCTCCAGCCCCCGGCAATC from Candidatus Auribacterota bacterium carries:
- a CDS encoding SagB/ThcOx family dehydrogenase — protein: MDMLFTIIMLSCVGLVVGKSPDSEIILPAPALKGKLSVEEALHRRRSVRDYAKGALSLAEVSQLLWAAQGITMRAEGFRTAPSAGATYPLEIYLVAGNVNGLAAGIYRYIPARHTLVRTAEGDVRAKLRDASLGQPWVREAPATLVVAAVHARTASRYGGRAQRYVDIEVGHAGENVYLQAESLGLGTVAVGAFNDGEVKKVLGLKKEEEPLYLMPVGKK
- a CDS encoding pitrilysin family protein, encoding MFRKIILAGIVFLIEASACAETPLRLNVIEHRLPNGLALLMLEHHRAPIVSCSLFYRVGSANEEPGCTGISHLLEHMMFKGTRAIGTKDYAREEPLLKRIEELHARLSESGHVGGHEDALPVPALKEELARAERQADSLITKNELWKVLTREGAEGLNANTGRDRTQYLCSVPSNRLELWMRLESDRMSNAIFREFYREREVILEERRLTIDDSPDGAFGEELFATAFIAHPYRWPIIGWASDIEHITPELLRSYYRRYYAPNNAILVIVGDIRPEHVVALANRYFGPIPSQPSPPHIVTREPAQRGKREAHLKFDASPRVSLAYHKPAVSADDDIALNVLENILSSGRTSRLYKNLVQRKKVAVAATASCPPSKYPSLFILYSIPRRPHTNEDVERALRAEIETLGREPVSEWEMQKARNQIEADFVRGCESAQNLASLIGTYEALDRWEYLNNYIPKIRAVTAEDVMRVVNTYLKEENCTKIAIP
- a CDS encoding pitrilysin family protein, whose protein sequence is MSVQIRRLKSGADMHQFTCGAIAFALLCLSSIGLDGCAGRGGPARPSPLTLPPLTFTPPEPERLTLACGASLYLLPDHTLPLFSLYAVARAGSAYDSPGKEGLAALTASVMRAGGTTHVSPDELDLQLEFMAAEISTGTSEDAGSLSLSCLSKDTEKALGLLCDILLNPAFNIEKIDLRKGQVREAIRRRNDEPGEIVSREFDRLVYGSYPYGHQVIGEPGSMDRITREDIIAFHRDYIRPSGMIIGVAGDFDRDTIVRMLNGALGSAHAPLPPPLPPAPDRAERTVNYIEKDTEQAHLMVGHPGIKRDNPDYFPLMVMNEILGAGAFSSRMLERIRVNEGLAYHAATHFTTNVQTGLFYAVCQTKEKTATEALSLILDEMARMCAERVTGEELQRAKDSFINSFVFHFTTASQIVAQRVDIDFFGLPPDYLKTYIARVSAVTEEDVLRVARTYLHPERATILVLGKKREFDPPLEKFGPVNALKLTDVSSGE